Proteins encoded together in one Micromonospora kangleipakensis window:
- a CDS encoding DNA alkylation repair protein has translation MATTADVRHELASLADPRRAEGVSRFLQMIPGGYGEGDRAIGVSVPEQRRVAGRYWRDLSLAETATLLKSSVHEERLTSLFILVRKFIKGDEEERGRIFSMVLANTGRINNWDLVDSSAPYIVGPWLIDKDRNVLDRLAESSLVWDRRIAIMATLAFIKAGDFHWTFRLSERLLRDPHDLVHKAVGWMLREVGNRDRAAEEEFLARRYRVMPRVMLRYAIEKFEPQRRREYLSGVV, from the coding sequence ATGGCCACGACCGCGGACGTCCGTCACGAACTCGCCAGCCTCGCCGACCCGCGACGGGCGGAGGGAGTGAGCCGGTTTCTGCAGATGATTCCCGGCGGGTATGGCGAGGGCGACCGGGCCATCGGCGTCTCCGTGCCGGAACAGCGCCGGGTGGCCGGCCGGTACTGGCGCGACCTCTCCCTAGCCGAAACGGCGACGCTGCTGAAGAGCAGTGTGCACGAGGAGAGGCTGACGTCGCTCTTCATCCTAGTGCGAAAGTTCATCAAGGGGGACGAGGAGGAACGGGGCAGGATCTTCAGCATGGTCCTGGCCAACACCGGCCGCATCAACAACTGGGACCTAGTGGACTCATCCGCGCCGTACATCGTCGGCCCCTGGCTGATCGACAAGGACCGGAACGTACTGGATCGGTTGGCCGAGTCGAGCCTGGTGTGGGATCGGCGGATCGCCATCATGGCAACTCTCGCCTTCATCAAAGCCGGCGACTTCCATTGGACCTTCCGGCTCAGCGAACGGCTCCTGCGCGACCCACACGACCTCGTACACAAGGCGGTCGGCTGGATGCTGCGCGAGGTGGGCAACCGTGACAGAGCGGCGGAGGAGGAGTTCCTGGCCCGACGTTACCGGGTCATGCCACGGGTCATGCTGCGGTACGCGATCGAGAAGTTCGAACCGCAGCGACGTAGGGAGTACCTATCCGGCGTGGTCTAG
- a CDS encoding DUF1963 domain-containing protein yields MVKLMIYAGAAAADASGTRTGGVPLTPPEFEWPRCRECEGPMQFLAQICLADADPGSAGLLSVFMCQNEPGLCEEWHAAAGGNSAFVFGSDATRAAPVPDDGVTLLDETSAIGFVQIEGDDYLGARGRWARETGRSGPEVLGQLGGRPAWLQNDETPDCGVCDQPMSFVVQLEEGHDYRTSANFGGGGCGYGFRCRSCGDAAFLWQR; encoded by the coding sequence GTGGTGAAGCTGATGATCTACGCCGGCGCCGCGGCAGCAGACGCGTCGGGAACCCGGACGGGCGGAGTCCCGCTCACGCCGCCGGAGTTCGAGTGGCCTCGGTGCCGCGAGTGCGAAGGGCCGATGCAGTTCCTGGCTCAGATCTGCCTTGCTGACGCCGATCCCGGCAGTGCCGGTCTGCTGTCGGTCTTCATGTGCCAGAACGAGCCGGGGCTCTGCGAAGAATGGCATGCCGCCGCGGGCGGAAACAGCGCCTTCGTGTTCGGGTCCGATGCCACGCGGGCCGCCCCGGTACCCGATGACGGCGTCACGCTGCTCGACGAGACGTCCGCGATCGGCTTCGTGCAGATCGAGGGGGACGACTATCTGGGAGCGCGGGGCCGCTGGGCTCGCGAGACCGGTCGGTCCGGGCCGGAGGTGCTGGGCCAGCTCGGTGGTCGGCCGGCGTGGCTGCAGAACGACGAGACACCCGACTGCGGCGTCTGTGATCAACCGATGTCGTTCGTCGTGCAGCTTGAGGAAGGACACGATTACCGAACCTCGGCGAACTTCGGCGGTGGTGGCTGTGGTTACGGATTTCGTTGCCGATCCTGCGGCGACGCCGCGTTCCTTTGGCAACGATGA